The proteins below are encoded in one region of Clostridium estertheticum:
- a CDS encoding MerR family transcriptional regulator yields MVIKEAAKVTGISIDNLRYYERIGLIPKVRRTESGIRDYDKMSINWIEFAMRFKKAGVSLNDIREYIQLGIQGESTKEVRREILIETKASLDKKMQDIQETLDVINYKIDTYEQKCEPVTNELIAAWKANRKKQEML; encoded by the coding sequence ATGGTAATAAAAGAGGCTGCGAAAGTAACCGGGATATCTATAGACAATTTGAGATATTATGAAAGAATAGGTTTAATTCCGAAGGTTCGTAGAACTGAATCAGGAATTAGAGATTATGATAAGATGTCAATTAACTGGATTGAGTTTGCTATGAGGTTTAAAAAAGCAGGAGTTTCATTAAATGATATTCGTGAATATATACAACTTGGTATTCAGGGAGAATCAACCAAGGAAGTAAGAAGAGAAATACTTATCGAAACAAAAGCTAGCTTAGATAAAAAAATGCAAGATATACAGGAAACTCTGGATGTAATCAATTATAAAATTGATACTTATGAACAGAAGTGCGAGCCTGTTACAAATGAATTAATAGCTGCTTGGAAAGCTAATA